Below is a genomic region from Methanosphaera sp. ISO3-F5.
ATTGCAGCAAAAAGATTACAAGGTTCCACTAGTGGTGACCGTGAAGTTCAAAGAACTCTCATGCAGTTACTTGCTGAAATGGACGGATTTGAATCCAGGGGAAATGTTGGAATTATTGCTGCAACCAACAGGCCTGACATATTAGACCCTGCACTTGTACGTCCTGGAAGATTTGATCGTATCATAGAAGTTCCAGTACCTGATGATGAAGGAAAACTTGAAATCCTTAAAATACATACTAAGGACATGACATTAGATGATGATGTTGATTTAAGTCTTATAGCAGCTAATGCAAAATCAGCTTCTGGTGCAGATCTTAAATCCATATGTACCGAGGCAGGTATGTTTGCTATAAGGGAAGAACATTACAGTGTATCTGCTAAAAACTTTGAAGATGCAGTGGATAAGGTAATGAATAAAAATAAAAATAATGAATTGAAAGAGTCTGGAGTAATGTATAATTAGGTACATTTTTCCTTTTTTCTCTTTTAATTAGATGGGTGGCCAATGATGAACCCTATGAGCTCTGAACTGATGATGAATGATGGGCGAACTGAGGCTACTTTTATATAAACTCCCACCAGTTATAATCAGTTACTATTTCTATATTATTTCTGATAGTTCTTCGATAGAACGTACCATTGTATGTTTATCTAGTTTTTCTACTTTTGGTCTTGTAATTATTATTACGGGGATGCCTAATTCTAGTGCTGCACTTATTTTGTTTTCTGTACCGCCACTTTCTCCGCTTTCTTTGGTGATTATTGCACTAATATCGTATTCTTTCATGATTGCCATATTGAATTCTTTGGAATATGTTCCTTGCATTGCAATGATATTGCTTGCGGGTACGCCTGTTTCCTGTGTTTTTGATATGCTGAAATTGTTTGGTAGTACTCTTGGCACTACTTGTTCTGGTTTTAGTGTTTCTGTGATTGTATGTAGGTTCAGTACTCCTGCTAGGTGCATTAGTTTCTTTTCTGTGCCTAGTAGTTCTTTGGCTTTGTTTGCTCCTTCTGGGAATGAGTCTACGTAGTGTATTAGGTCTGATTCTGGTAGTATTGTTGATGCTCTTTCGTATCTTATGTATCGGATTCCACTTTTTTCACAGCTTTCTATGGCTGTTTCTGTTGCTACTGCTGCGAATGGGTGTGTTGCATCAATTAGTGTGTTTATTTGTTTTTCTTTAATGACTTCTATGAAATCTTCCTCTTTCAATGCATGTGATATAACTTCACTTGCACCTGCAGATTCTGCTATTTTTCCACCATAGTCTGTGACTGTTGTAGCTAAAATGTAATTATTTGCGTCTTGACTTAAAAATTCTATAACTTTTGTTGCATCAGATGTACCAGACATCACAATATATCTCATCTTATTATCCTCCACGGAATTCCTTAATATATCTATTACTTTTTCTATTCAATATTATTAATACTATTTTTGTTAAACAAATTTGAAAAACAATAATAATAAAATTAAAACACACAAACCAAGAGAAATTCAAAAACATAATATTTAATTCAAGAATTTTTGAATATAACTTAATATACTTAAACATTTATACTACTATTAGTGATAAAACATGATAGAAACAAAAATACAAGAAGAATACCAAATAAAAATACCAAAAGAGATATACAACACCCTAAACATAAAAACAGACGATAAACTAATTTGGAACATAAAAGAAGATGAAATAATAATAAAAATAAAAAACGAAAAAAAATTAAAGAATAAACAAATATCCTTCATAGACGACGAAGAAATAGAATCAATAATAATAGAAAAATGAAAAAACTAGATAATAGAATTTTCAAATTTTCTAATAATCTTCTCAGCAACAAAGATAGTTAAAGAAACTAAAATTATTAACAACCAACTTTCTAAAGGAATACTTGTAGTATGGAAAATACTTTGAAGCAACGGCACATAAATAGCACATAACTGCAAAATAAATGAAGCAAACACAGCAACTATCAAAGTCCTATTACTCTTAGCACTATTAGACCTGCAATTAAACACATTAAACAACTGATACATAACAAACACACAAAAAGCTATACTACTAGCAAGCAATTGAGGAGTACCAGCAGACAATTCATACAAATACAATCCAATAGTACCAACTGCCATAACCATACCAATCAAAGAAATATGCAACAAGTTATCCCTTGATAAAATATTCTCATCACTAGGCGGAATATTCATAATATCCCTATCACT
It encodes:
- the cobK gene encoding precorrin-6A reductase; this translates as MRYIVMSGTSDATKVIEFLSQDANNYILATTVTDYGGKIAESAGASEVISHALKEEDFIEVIKEKQINTLIDATHPFAAVATETAIESCEKSGIRYIRYERASTILPESDLIHYVDSFPEGANKAKELLGTEKKLMHLAGVLNLHTITETLKPEQVVPRVLPNNFSISKTQETGVPASNIIAMQGTYSKEFNMAIMKEYDISAIITKESGESGGTENKISAALELGIPVIIITRPKVEKLDKHTMVRSIEELSEII
- a CDS encoding AbrB/MazE/SpoVT family DNA-binding domain-containing protein — translated: MIETKIQEEYQIKIPKEIYNTLNIKTDDKLIWNIKEDEIIIKIKNEKKLKNKQISFIDDEEIESIIIEK